The Orcinus orca chromosome 4, mOrcOrc1.1, whole genome shotgun sequence genome includes a region encoding these proteins:
- the MTTP gene encoding microsomal triglyceride transfer protein large subunit has translation MILLAVLFLCFISSYSASVKGHTTGLSLNNDRLYKLTYSTEVFLDRGKGNLQDSVGYRISSNVDVILLWRSPDGDDDQLIQIMIKDVNVENVNQQRGEKSIFKGKKPSQIIRKENLEALQRPVLLHLVHGKVKEFYSYQNEPIAIENLKRGLASLFQMQLSSGTTNEVDISGDCKVTYQAHQDKVIKIKALDSCKSESSGSTTLNPVLGVTSKGTSVTTYKIEDSFVVAVLAEEIHALRLNFLQTIAGKILSKQKLELKTTEAGPRLMAGKQVAAIIKAIDSKYTAIPIVGQVFESECKGCPSLSEHWQSIRKHLQPDNLSKAEAVRSFLTFIKHLRTAKKEEILQILKAENKEVLPQLVDAVTSAQTPDSLDAILDFLDFKSDSSIILQERFLYACGFASHPDEELLRALVSKFKGSFASNDIRESVMIIIGALVRKLCQNEGCKLKGVVEAKKLILGGLEKAEKKEDKMMYLLALKNARLPEGIPLLLKYAETGEGSISHLATTTLQRYDAPFITDEVKKTMNRIYHQNHKVHEKTVRTTAAAIILNNNPSYMEVKNILLSIGELPKEMNKYMLSIVQDILRFETPASKMVRRVLKEMFAHNYDRFSKSGSSSAYTGYIERSPHSASTYSLDILYSGSGILRRSNLNIFQYVRKNPLHSIQVVIEAQGLETLIAATPDEGEENLDSYAGLSALLFDVQLRPVTFFNGYSDLMAKMLSATSDPMSVVKGLILLIDHSQELQLQSGLKANMDVQGGLAIDISGSMEFSLWYRESKTRVKNRVTVVITGDITVDSSFVKTGLEVGVETEASLEFISTVQFSQYPFLVCLQMDKDGIPYRQFETKYERLSTGRGYVSRKRKESLVAGSEFPLHQENSEMCKVVFPPQPESTSSSWF, from the exons ATGATTCTTCTTGCCGTGCTTTTCCTCTGCTTCATTTCCTCATATTCAGCTTCTGTTAAAG GTCACACAACTGGTCTCTCATTAAATAATGACCGACTATACAAACTCACGTACTCCACTGAAGTTTTTCTTGATCGGGGCAAAGGAAACCTCCAAGACAGCGTGGGCTACCGAATTTCATCCAATGTGGATGTTATCTTACTGTGGAGGAGTCCTGATGGTGATGACGACCAACTGATCCAAATTATG ATAAAAGATGTAAACGTCGAAAATGTGAATcaacagagaggagagaagagcatTTTCAAGGGAAAAAAGCCATCCCAAATCATAAGAAAGGAAAACTTGGAAGCTCTACAAAGACCTGTGCTCCTTCATCTAGTCCATGGAAAG GTCAAAGAGTTCTACTCCTATCAAAATGAACCAATAGCCATAGAAAATCTCAAGAGAGGCCTGGCTAGTCTATTTCAGATGCAGTTAAGCTCTGGAACTACCAATGAG gtAGATATCTCTGGAGATTGTAAAGTGACCTACCAGGCTCATCAAGATAAGGTGATCAAGATCAAGGCCTTGGATTCATGCAAATCAGAGAGTTCTGGATCTACAACCCTAAATCCG gtcttgggTGTCACTTCGAAAGGCACATCTGTCACTACCTATAAGATAGAAGACAGCTTTGTTGTAGCTGTGCTCGCAGAAGAGATACATGCTTTGAGGCTGAATTTTCTACAAACAATTGCAGGCAAAATATTATCAAA GCAGAAATTAGAGCTGAAGACAACAGAAGCAGGCCCAAGACTGATGGCTGGGAAGCAGGTTGCTGCCATCATTAAAGCAATTGATTCGAAATACACGGCCATTCCCATTGTGGGCCAGGTCTTTGAGAGCGAGTGCAAAGGATGCCCTTCT CTCTCGGAGCACTGGCAGTCCATCAGAAAACACCTGCAGCCTGACAACCTCTCCAAGGCTGAGGCTGTCAGAAGCTTCCTGACCTTTATTAAGCACCTCAGGactgcaaagaaagaagagatcCTCCAAATCCTAAAGGCTGAAAACAAGGAAGTACT ACCCCAGCTGGTGGATGCTGTCACCTCTGCTCAGACCCCAGACTCATTAGACGCCATTTTGGACTTTTTGGATTTCAAAAGTGACAGTAGCATTATCCTCCAGGAGAGGTTTCTCTATGCCTGTGGATTTGCCTCCCATCCTGATGAAGAACTCCTGAGAGCCCTCGTT AGTAAGTTCAAAGGTTCCTTTGCGAGCAATGACATCAGAGAATCCGTTATGATCATCATTGGGGCCCTTGTCAGGAAGCTGTGTCAGAATGAAGGCTGCAAACTCAAA GGAGTGGTAGAAGCCAAGAAGTTAATCTTGGGAGGActtgaaaaagcagaaaaaaaggagGACAAAATGATGTACCTGCTGGCTCTGAAGAATGCCCGGCTTCCGGAAGGCATCCCACTCCTTCTGAAGTACGCGGAGACAGGAGAGGGGTCTATCAGCCACCTCGCCACCACCACTCTCCAGAGATATGATGCCCCTTTCATAACTGATGAG GTGAAGAAGACTATGAACAGGATATACCACCAGAATCATAAAGTTCATGAAAAGACTGTGCGCACTACTGCAGCTGCCATCATTTTAAATAACAATCCATCCTACATGGAAGTAAAAAACATCCTCCTCTCTATTGGGGAGCTtcccaaagaaatgaataaatacatgctCTCCATTGTCCAAGACATCCTACGTTTTGAAACGCCTGCAAG CAAAATGGTCCGTCGAGTTCTGAAGGAAATGTTTGCTCATAATTATGACCGTTTCTCCAAGAGTGGATCCTCTTCTGCCTATACTGGCTACATAGAAC gTAGTCCCCATTCGGCATCTACTTACAGTCTTGACATTCTTTACTCTGGTTCTGGCATTCTAAGGAGAAGTAACCTGAACATCTTTCAGTACGTTAGGAAAAATCCTCTTCATAGTATTCAG GTGGTCATTGAAGCCCAAGGACTGGAGACCTTAATTGCAGCCACTCCCGATGAAGGAGAGGAGAACCTTGACTCCTATGCTGGCTTGTCAGCCCTCCTCTTTGATGTTCAGCTCAGACCTGTCACTTTTTTCAACGGATACAGTGATTTGATGGCCAAAATGCTGTCAGCAACTAGCGACCCTATGAGTGTGGTGAAAGGACTTATTCTGCTAATAGATCATTCCCAG gAGCTTCAGTTGCAATCTGGACTGAAGGCAAATATGGATGTGCAGGGTGGTCTGGCTATTGATATTTCAGGTTCAATGGAGTTTAGCCTGTGGTATCGTGAGTCTAAGACCCGAGTGAAAAATCG GGTAACTGTGGTAATAACTGGTGACATCACAGTGGACTCCTCTTTTGTGAAAACTGGCCTGGAAGTTGGTGTGGAAACAGAAGCAAGCTTGGAGTTTATCTCCACGGTGCAGTTTTCTCAGTACCCCTTCTTAGTGTGCCTGCAGATGGACAAGGATGGAATTCCGTACAG GCAATTTGAGACAAAGTATGAAAGGCTGTCCACAGGCAGAGGTTATGTCTCtcggaagagaaaagaaagcctagTAGCGGGATCTGAATTCCCGCTGCACCAAGAGAACTCTGAGATGTGCAAGGTGGTGTTTCCTCCTCAACCAGAGAGTACTTCCAGCAGTTGGTTTTGA